The following are encoded together in the Desulfomicrobium escambiense DSM 10707 genome:
- a CDS encoding DUF167 domain-containing protein — protein MAKDRPVWAGPAKDGGWRISLWVQPGAKRTELAGMHGDHLKIRLRAPAVDNKANNALTVFVAELFGMKTQQVVIESGHGSRHKNLLLTTEEEPDWDVLSGRA, from the coding sequence GTGGCGAAGGACCGCCCGGTCTGGGCCGGCCCGGCCAAGGACGGCGGGTGGCGGATCAGCCTCTGGGTGCAGCCCGGGGCGAAGAGGACGGAGCTGGCGGGCATGCACGGCGACCATCTCAAGATCCGCCTGCGCGCCCCGGCGGTTGACAACAAGGCCAACAACGCGTTGACAGTATTTGTGGCCGAGCTTTTCGGAATGAAGACCCAGCAGGTGGTCATCGAGTCCGGGCACGGGTCCCGGCACAAGAACCTGCTCCTGACGACCGAGGAAGAGCCCGACTGGGACGTCCTGTCCGGCCGGGCATGA
- a CDS encoding helix-turn-helix domain-containing protein, with protein sequence MSKEQLGRRIKRFREMNEISLEDLAARTGLQLSFLKSLEEDSVYPSLGPLLKVARGLGVRMGTFLDDELGHDPLIVRLGEREAGLNMLGGKDCPVDMKFYSLGRGKTDRHMEPFFVELMPSACAERKLSSHEGEEFIVVHDGAIEVTYGREVLTLSKGDSIYLNSIVPHHVACSGDSPASIYAVLYFPE encoded by the coding sequence ATGAGCAAAGAGCAACTCGGCAGACGCATCAAACGTTTCCGGGAAATGAACGAAATCAGCCTCGAAGATCTGGCTGCGCGCACCGGCCTGCAGCTTTCCTTTCTCAAATCCCTCGAAGAGGACTCGGTCTACCCGTCCCTGGGACCCCTGCTCAAGGTCGCCCGCGGCCTCGGCGTGCGCATGGGCACCTTCCTGGACGACGAACTCGGGCACGACCCCCTCATCGTGCGTCTGGGCGAACGTGAGGCGGGCCTGAACATGCTCGGCGGCAAGGACTGCCCCGTGGACATGAAGTTCTACTCCCTGGGCCGCGGCAAGACCGACCGGCACATGGAGCCCTTTTTCGTCGAGCTCATGCCGTCGGCCTGCGCCGAGCGCAAACTGTCGAGCCACGAGGGCGAGGAGTTCATCGTCGTGCACGACGGCGCCATCGAGGTCACCTACGGCCGCGAGGTGCTGACCCTGTCCAAGGGCGACTCCATCTATCTCAATTCCATCGTTCCGCATCATGTGGCCTGCAGCGGGGACTCCCCGGCCTCCATCTATGCGGTGCTCTACTTTCCGGAATAG
- a CDS encoding AMP-binding protein, translated as MDKPALREITLGQMLDEAIMQHPDNEAVVYVDRNFRMTYREFGELVDNLAKGLMAMGVQKGEKVAIWATNVPYWVAFQFATAKIGAILLTVNTFYKKAELEYLLKQSECENLLLIDSFRDTDYVQTVYELVPELKTQERGYLRSEKFPDLKRVFFLGQEKHRGMYSMPELLALSRVTAEEDYRARQASLDAHDVVNMQYTSGTTGFPKGVMLTHYNIGNNGFWIGENQKFTHNDRVCLPVPLFHCFGCVLGVLAAISHAATLVILEGFSPLLVLTAVEEEKCTALYGVPTMFIAVLEHRSFSRFDLSSLRTGIMAGSPCPVPVMEKVMDVMNMKEITICYGLTETSPVMTQTRVNDSMEQRTRTVGRAMPEIEVRVVEPETGEPVAPGVQGEVCCRGYNVMKGYYNNPDATAQAIDPDGWMHSGDLGVMDEDGYLSITGRLKDMIIRGGENVYPREIEEFLYRMEGIKDVQVVGVPSRKYGEEVGAFVILKEGFDYGTEDIRDFCRGQISRYKIPKYVAFLDEYPMTASGKIQKFKLRELAGQYFPEAMG; from the coding sequence ATGGACAAGCCAGCGTTGCGAGAAATTACCCTCGGGCAGATGCTCGACGAAGCCATCATGCAGCACCCGGACAACGAAGCCGTGGTCTACGTGGACCGCAATTTCCGCATGACCTACCGGGAGTTCGGCGAACTGGTCGACAACCTCGCCAAGGGCCTCATGGCCATGGGCGTGCAGAAGGGCGAGAAGGTCGCCATCTGGGCCACCAACGTGCCGTACTGGGTGGCCTTCCAGTTCGCCACGGCCAAGATCGGGGCCATCCTGCTGACGGTCAACACCTTCTACAAGAAGGCCGAGCTCGAATACCTGCTCAAGCAGTCCGAGTGCGAGAACCTGCTGCTCATCGATTCCTTCCGCGATACGGACTACGTGCAGACGGTCTACGAGCTGGTGCCCGAGCTCAAGACCCAGGAGCGGGGCTACCTGCGCAGCGAGAAGTTCCCGGACCTGAAGCGCGTCTTCTTCCTCGGGCAGGAGAAGCACCGCGGCATGTACTCCATGCCCGAGCTGCTGGCCCTGAGCCGCGTGACCGCCGAGGAGGACTACCGGGCCCGCCAGGCGTCCCTCGACGCGCACGACGTGGTCAACATGCAGTACACCTCGGGCACCACCGGGTTCCCCAAGGGCGTCATGCTGACCCACTACAACATCGGCAACAACGGCTTCTGGATCGGCGAGAACCAGAAGTTCACCCACAACGACCGGGTCTGCCTGCCCGTGCCCCTGTTCCACTGTTTCGGCTGCGTGCTGGGTGTCCTGGCGGCCATCAGCCACGCCGCCACCCTGGTCATCCTCGAAGGCTTCAGCCCCCTGCTGGTCCTGACGGCCGTGGAGGAGGAGAAGTGCACCGCCCTCTACGGCGTGCCGACCATGTTCATCGCCGTGCTCGAACACCGCTCCTTCTCCAGGTTCGACCTGTCGTCCCTGCGCACGGGCATCATGGCCGGTTCGCCCTGCCCGGTGCCTGTCATGGAGAAGGTCATGGACGTCATGAACATGAAGGAGATCACCATCTGCTACGGCCTGACCGAGACGTCCCCGGTCATGACCCAGACGCGGGTCAACGATTCGATGGAGCAGCGCACGCGCACCGTGGGCCGCGCCATGCCCGAGATCGAGGTGCGCGTGGTCGAGCCCGAGACGGGCGAGCCCGTGGCCCCCGGTGTGCAGGGGGAGGTCTGTTGCCGCGGCTACAACGTCATGAAGGGCTACTACAACAACCCCGACGCCACGGCCCAGGCCATCGACCCCGACGGCTGGATGCACTCGGGCGACCTGGGCGTCATGGACGAGGACGGGTACCTGAGCATCACCGGGCGCCTCAAGGACATGATCATCCGCGGCGGTGAGAACGTCTACCCGCGCGAGATCGAGGAGTTCCTGTACCGCATGGAGGGCATCAAGGACGTGCAGGTGGTCGGCGTGCCCAGCCGCAAGTACGGCGAGGAGGTCGGCGCCTTCGTCATCCTCAAGGAGGGCTTCGACTACGGGACCGAGGACATCCGCGACTTCTGCCGCGGGCAGATCTCCCGCTACAAGATTCCCAAGTACGTGGCCTTCCTCGACGAATACCCCATGACGGCCAGCGGCAAGATCCAGAAGTTCAAGCTGCGCGAGCTCGCCGGGCAGTATTTCCCTGAGGCCATGGGGTAG
- a CDS encoding YggT family protein: MPVFSSLITAVYYVVDSVLSLYFWVVIAAVVMSWVNPDPYNPIVRGIRTLTEPVFYRIRKWMPFTYFSGIDFSPFVVVLAIKFIQVFMTRLLSQMMF; this comes from the coding sequence ATGCCGGTTTTTTCGAGCCTGATCACGGCTGTATACTATGTGGTGGACAGCGTCCTGTCCCTGTATTTCTGGGTGGTCATCGCCGCGGTGGTCATGTCCTGGGTCAACCCCGACCCCTACAATCCCATCGTGCGCGGCATCCGGACCCTGACCGAGCCCGTGTTCTACCGGATCCGCAAGTGGATGCCGTTCACCTATTTCAGCGGCATCGACTTTTCGCCCTTCGTGGTCGTCCTGGCCATCAAGTTCATCCAGGTCTTCATGACGCGACTCCTGTCGCAGATGATGTTCTAG
- a CDS encoding HAD family hydrolase, which translates to MPSRAGRPRRIDLGLVRGVVFDCDGVLFDSRDVNRHYYNHILLTLGLEPMSPEDEEYAFMHTVDAAMARIIPPDLRTRAAAVQGHMTYNDFIDRMIPEPGLFELVEDLARRGVRMAVNTNRKNSMELVLERFALTGYFDPVMTAAKVARPKPDPEGLRRIVETWGVGEGAMAYLGDSSVDQETTVRAGVPFWAYRNRQLAAQLHVDSFHELRQWFERGFFEIID; encoded by the coding sequence ATGCCATCTCGTGCGGGCCGGCCCCGCCGTATCGACCTGGGGCTCGTCCGCGGCGTGGTCTTCGACTGCGACGGGGTCCTCTTCGACTCCCGCGACGTCAACCGCCACTACTACAACCACATCCTCCTGACCCTGGGCCTTGAGCCCATGAGCCCCGAGGATGAGGAGTACGCGTTCATGCACACCGTGGACGCGGCCATGGCCAGGATCATTCCCCCGGACCTCAGGACCAGAGCGGCCGCGGTCCAGGGGCACATGACCTACAACGACTTCATCGACCGCATGATCCCCGAGCCGGGGCTCTTCGAACTGGTGGAGGACCTGGCCCGGCGCGGGGTGCGCATGGCCGTCAACACCAACCGCAAGAACTCCATGGAGCTGGTCCTGGAACGCTTCGCCCTGACCGGCTACTTCGACCCGGTCATGACCGCGGCCAAGGTCGCCCGGCCCAAGCCGGACCCCGAGGGGCTGCGGCGCATCGTTGAAACCTGGGGAGTGGGCGAGGGGGCCATGGCCTACCTCGGGGACTCGTCCGTGGACCAGGAGACGACGGTGCGGGCGGGGGTGCCGTTCTGGGCCTACCGCAACCGGCAACTGGCCGCCCAACTCCATGTGGACAGTTTCCATGAACTGCGGCAATGGTTTGAAAGGGGATTTTTTGAGATAATCGATTAA